The following coding sequences are from one Triticum dicoccoides isolate Atlit2015 ecotype Zavitan chromosome 4A, WEW_v2.0, whole genome shotgun sequence window:
- the LOC119285142 gene encoding uncharacterized protein LOC119285142: MSYDQMLSPLLGGAGRSAWTPRLQQLGGDAVTRQILKCTRWQLEETTDFVTCPYHYYCDSSYPGDYHSAVGALVAAFAAYCFVAALAFAVLDLVRSGAAGVRGVKRKYLVPSGPFLLPLVLLALAKGQRVNAVFPLAQLGPALLLLLQASALAFRNEADGDIRYAVLEASTVSGVLHASLYLDAVVLPYYTGLEALRWSRFSGECASCLCRMEPLVVGGTAMRYRGLSKTALAIIFALCSRMVCRIYGEERLSAWTRSALEGVGWVFVAADAVYLVGWVAAEGGAVGVAAYSLVAGLVFLCVFGKVYRFLAWVESWQSQWKSSLCHAVV; encoded by the coding sequence ATGTCGTATGATCAGATGCTGTCGCCGCTGCTGGGAGGCGCCGGGCGGTCGGCGTGGACGCCGCGGCTGCAGCAGCTGGGCGGCGATGCGGtgacgaggcagatactcaagtgcACGCGGTGGCAGCTGGAGGAGACCACGGACTTCGTCACCTGCCCCTACCACTACTACTGCGACAGCTCCTACCCGGGCGACTACCACTCCGCCGTCGGCGCGCTCGTCGCCGCCTTCGCGGCCTACTGCTTcgtcgccgcgctggccttcgccgtGCTCGACCTCGTCCGGAGCGGCGCCGCTGGCGTGAGGGGCGTCAAGCGGAAGTACCTGGTCCCCTCGGGCCCGTTCCTGCTCCCGCTGGTGCTGCTGGCGCTGGCCAAGGGGCAGCGCGTCAACGCCGTGTTCCCGCTGGCCCAGCTCGGCCCggcattgctgctgctgctgcaggcgTCGGCGCTGGCGTTCCGGAACGAGGCCGACGGCGACATCCGGTACGCGGTGCTGGAGGCCTCCACGGTCTCCGGCGTGCTGCACGCCAGCCTCTACCTGGACGCCGTGGTGCTGCCCTACTACACGGGGCTGGAGGCGCTCCGCTGGTCGCGCTTCTCCGGGGAGTGCGCGTCCTGCCTCTGCCGCATGGAGCCGCTGGTCGTCGGCGGCACGGCGATGCGGTACCGGGGCCTGTCCAAGACGGCGCTGGCCATCATCTTCGCGCTCTGCTCCAGGATGGTGTGCCGGATCTACGGCGAGGAGCGGCTGAGCGCGTGGACGCGGTCGGCGCTTGAGGGCGTCGGGTGGGTGTTCGTGGCGGCCGACGCCGTGTACCTCGTCGGctgggtggcggcggagggcggcgccgtGGGCGTGGCGGCATACAGCCTGGTGGCCGGGCTCGTCTTCCTCTGCGTCTTCGGCAAGGTGTACAGATTCTTGGCGTGGGTGGAGTCGTGGCAGTCGCAGTGGAAATCCAGCCTCTGCCACGCCGTCGTCTGA